One Bacteroidota bacterium genomic window, TGATTGCGGATGTATTTCAACCGTGCTGAGGTAATCAGGGTTGTGGTGTTTTTCTCTTATATAAACGGCTTTTTCTTCTGTACGAACCCACCATTGCAACCTGTTAAAAGTTGGCTCCGGTAATTCTTTATGTTCAATAAGCATTTTAACGATAGCAGTAGCCCAGCTACCACCACCAATTACAGCTATATTCTTAGGCCAGTTTTTTTCCATAGGTTATCTATTTTAGCGAGGCAATCTCATTTTATAATCGGTATGAGCGCCACCTTTACTTATATTCACTAACTTATTTTTTAACAATCGTTTTTTTAGCGGACTTAAATAATCAACAAACAGCTTTCCTTTTACATGGTCGTACTCATGTTGTATAACGCGTGCTGCCACATCATCATACTCTTCTTCGTGCCATACAAAGTTTTCGTCCTGATATTTAATAGCAATATTGCTCCATCGGTACACATCTTCCCTGATGGTTGGAATACTTAAACAACCTTCTTCAAAAGCCCATTCTTCGCCCCACTCGTCTATAATTTCTGCATTGATAAATACCTTTTTTAAATTGGGGTATTTTTCTTCTTCGAATGAAGTGGTATCAATAATAAACATATTAATTGCTTTACCTACTTGTGGTGCAGCCAAGCCTACTCCATGTGCATGGTACATGGTTTCCCACATATTGGCAATTAACTCCTGAAGGCCTTCATAATTGGCCGTTACTTCTTCGCCTACTTTTCGTAAAACGGTATCTCCGTATGCTACTATTGGTAATATCATTTATTTTAAAATCGAAATTTCAAATACTAAATTCGAATTATTTCCCGAATCCACTATTTGGTTGGTCATTTATTTTTTTTTTGATTGGTTGAAATTTTCATCAACCGGTTTTCGAAATTCGAATTTCATTATTCGAATTTCTACATCATGCTCATATAAGTTTGCAGTATTAAAACCGCACTTACCTGATCT contains:
- the def gene encoding peptide deformylase; its protein translation is MILPIVAYGDTVLRKVGEEVTANYEGLQELIANMWETMYHAHGVGLAAPQVGKAINMFIIDTTSFEEEKYPNLKKVFINAEIIDEWGEEWAFEEGCLSIPTIREDVYRWSNIAIKYQDENFVWHEEEYDDVAARVIQHEYDHVKGKLFVDYLSPLKKRLLKNKLVNISKGGAHTDYKMRLPR